From a single Brassica napus cultivar Da-Ae chromosome C9, Da-Ae, whole genome shotgun sequence genomic region:
- the LOC106409490 gene encoding uncharacterized protein LOC106409490 has product MLQFPTLMSQFPSSTKTIPASHLLPIQWPQPQSDEILLAMEEAELEEKCNEIRKMSPSLPVIGKPVVENQQEEDDDEADDDHDADNGEESDGE; this is encoded by the exons atgtTACAGTTTCCGACGTTGATGAGTCAGTTCCCGTCATCGACGAAGACGATACCGGCGTCGCATCTGCTACCTATACAGTGGCCTCAGCCTCAGAGCGATGAGATTCTGCTGGCTATGGAAGAAGCTGAGTTGGAAGAAAAG TGCAACGAGATAAGAAAAATGAGTCCTAGCTTACCGGTGATTGGAAAACCAGTAGTCGAAAACcaacaagaagaagacgatgatgaaGCAGATGATGACCATGATGCAGACAATGGAGAGGAATCAGATGGTGAATAA
- the LOC106420910 gene encoding aldehyde dehydrogenase family 2 member B4, mitochondrial-like: MLARFFRYYAGWADKIRGLTISADGNNHVQTLHEPIGIAGQNIPWNFPLLMFPWKVVPTLACGNTIVLKKLNKLIALLFTSASFFLKHVFLQQHLLRFCGL, encoded by the exons ATGCTCGCCAGATTCTTTCGCTATTATGCTG GATGGGCAGATAAGATTCGTGGGCTAACTATTTCAGCCGATGGAAACAATCATGTCCAGACACTGCATGAACCAATAGGCATTGCTGGTCAGAACATTCCATGGAACTTTCCACTTCTGATGTTTCCTTGGAAAGTTGTTCCTACTCTTGCTTGTGGTAACACCATTGTCCTCAAAAAGCTGAACAAACTCATTGCACTGCTTTTTACGTCTGCAAGCTTTTTTTTGAA GCATGTCTTTCTCCAACAACACCTCCT caggttctgtgggtTGTAG
- the LOC106410440 gene encoding probable inactive purple acid phosphatase 29, giving the protein MADKTRRTTLFFVFLLSLFLALVPTSSHRPKLRFGRNGEFKILQVADMHFANGATTRCLDVLPTQKAHCSDLNTTVFMTRVIAAEKPDLIVFTGDNIFGFDVKDPVKSMNAAFAPAIASKIPWVAILGNHDQESTLTRQELMKHIVKLPNTLSQVNPPEAAHYIDGFGNYNLQIRGAAESSLQNKSVLNLYFLDSGDYSSVPYMEGYDWVKTSQQFWFERTSKRLQRVYNAEPNPQQGTAPGLAYFHIPLPEFWSFDSKNATKGVRQEGTYSASTNSGFFTTLVTRGDVKSVFVGHDHVNDFCGKLKGLNLCYGGGFGYHAYGKAGWERRARVVVAELNKKRADVKTIRTWKRLDDQHLSVIDAQVLWTSSVNGSVAPRL; this is encoded by the exons ATGGCGGACAAGACCAGAAGAACGACCCTGTTCTTCGTGTTCttgctctctctcttcctcGCTCTGGTTCCGACATCGTCACACCGTCCCAAACTCAGGTTCGGTCGGAACGGCGAGTTCAAGATTCTCCAAGTTGCCGATATGCACTTCGCAAACGGCGCAACTACTCGCTGTCTCGATGTTCTTCCCACCCAGAAAGCTCACTGCTCCGACCTCAACACCACCGTCTTCATGACGCGTGTCATCGCCGCCGAGAAACCTGACCTCATCGTCTTCACCG GTGATAATATATTTGGGTTTGATGTTAAGGACCCTGTGAAGTCAATGAACGCTGCTTTTGCTCCAGCGATTGCCTCTAAGATCCCATGGGTTGCTATATTAGGAAACCATGATCAAGAATCTACTTTGACACGACAAGAACTCATGAAACACATCGTGAAGCTTCCCAACACTTTGTCTCAAGTGAACCCTCCTGAGGCTGCTCATTACATTGATGGGTTTGGTAACTACAATCTCCAGATCCGTGGAGCTGCTGAGTCCAGTCTACAGAACAAATCTGTTCTCAATCTTTATTTTCTGGACAGTGGAGATTACTCTAGTGTTCCTTACATGGAAGGTTATGATTGGGTCAAGACTTCTCAGCAGTTTTGGTTTGAGAGAACTTCAAAACGTCTCCAG AGGGTGTACAACGCAGAGCCTAATCCTCAGCAAGGTACAGCTCCAGGACTAGCTTACTTCCACATTCCATTACCAGAGTTTTGGAGTTTCGACTCAAAGAACGCGACAAAAGGAGTGAGACAAGAAGGTACATACTCAGCTTCCACAAACTCTGGTTTCTTCACGACATTGGTAACTAGAGGAGATGTGAAGTCAGTGTTTGTGGGTCACGACCATGTCAACGACTTTTGCGGTAAGCTCAAAGGTTTGAACTTATGCTATGGTGGTGGGTTTGGTTACCATGCGTATGGTAAAGCTGGTTGGGAAAGGAGAGCTAGAGTTGTGGTTGCTGAGTTGAATAAGAAGAGGGCAGATGTGAAAACGATTAGGACATGGAAGAGGCTTGATGATCAGCATCTCTCTGTTATTGATGCTCAGGTTCTTTGGACCAGTTCTGTGAACGGATCAGTTGCTCCTCGTTTATGA
- the LOC106407633 gene encoding uncharacterized protein LOC106407633, producing the protein MVVAVDANEKKSGSSLKFLCSYGGKILPRSTDGKLRYVGGHTRVLSVDRSISFEELTKKLFEFCGYSVDLRCQLPNGDLETLISVKSDEELANIVELYNRVSGSKIKAVLSPPRSQKSPSSSSGGGGDRSPNSPFSVTLSPPNSPPLAYGRYLQSRYCLPPTDLARRFHQRSGESYCYACRVHKGSRLIWH; encoded by the exons ATGGTGGTGGCCGTTGATGCTAACGAGAAGAAAAGTGGAAGCAGTCTTAAGTTTCTGTGCAGTTACGGCGGCAAAATCCTCCCTCGTTCCACCGACGGGAAGCTCCGTTACGTCGGAGGTCACACCAGAGTCCTCTCCGTCGATCGTTCCATCTCTTTCGAAG aGCTCACGAAGAAACTATTTGAATTCTGCGGATACTCCGTCGATCTCCGATGTCAGTTACCTAACGGCGATCTCGAGACTCTAATCTCCGTCAAATCGGACGAGGAGCTAGCGAACATCGTCGAATTGTACAATCGCGTCTCAGGATCCAAAATCAAAGCCGTTTTATCGCCTCCTCGTAGTCAAAAATCGCCGTCGTCTTCAAGCGGTGGCGGCGGCGATCGATCTCCGAACTCTCCGTTCTCCGTCACGCTTTCCCCGCCGAACTCGCCGCCGTTAGCGTACGGGAGGTATCTGCAGTCTCGGTATTGTCTACCTCCCACGGATCTCGCTAGAAGATTCCATCAGAGATCCGGAGAATCGTATTGCTACGCGTGTCGTGTTCACAAAGGCTCTAGACTCATCTGGCATTGA
- the LOC125593332 gene encoding cyclin-A2-3-like, protein MGKENVVSRPLTRAFASALRASEAASTTHNQQRANTKRPASEDLNVTAPPNKRKKRAVLGDISNVSFNAAQLEARDIKQVKKSQGLASCVTSEVTDLQSGTNAKAEVVSVTAGNTNDTADNCIEKHKLPPRPLGRSSASIVEKSGVIGSSTALDLPKFTDIDSDDKDPLLCCLYAPEIYHNLRVSELKRRPVPDFMERIQKDVTQSMRGILVDWLVEVSEEYTLVPDSLYLTVYLIDWFLHGNYLERQRLQLLGITCMLIASKYEEISAPRIEEFCFITDNTYTRDQVLEMENQVLAHFSFQIYTPTPKTFLRRFLRAAQASYLRPRLELECLASYLTELTLIDYHFLKFLPSVIAASAVFLAKWTLDQSNHPWNPTLEHYTTYKASDLKASVYALQDLQLNTKGCPLSAIRMKYRQEKFKSVAVLMSPKLLDTLF, encoded by the exons ATGGGGAAGGAAAATGTTGTCTCTCGTCCTCTCACTCGTGCCTTTGCGTCTGCTTTGCGCGCTTCTGAAGCGGCTTCTACTACACATAATCAACAGAGAGCAAACACAAAAAGACCAGCCTCGGAGGATTTGAACGTCACTGCGCCACCCAATAAGAGGAAGAAGCGAGCTGTTCTTGGGGATATCTCAAACGTTAGCTTCAATGCAGCTCAACTTGAG GCTAGAGACATCAAGCAGGTAAAGAAGAGTCAGGGGTTGGCATCTTGTGTTACTTCAGAAGTCACAGATCTTCAGTCCGGGACCAATGCAAAAGCTGAAGTTGTATCAGTGACAGCAGGAAACACAAATGACACAGCTGATAACTGTATCGAGAAACACAAATTGCCTCCTAGACCTCTTGGGAGATCATCAGCTTCTATAG TTGAGAAAAGTGGTGTTATTGGTAGTTCAACTGCACTGGATCTCCCAAAATTCACAGACATTGATTCTGATGACAAGGATCCTTTATTGTGCTGCCTCTACGCCCCTGAAATCTACCACAATTTGCGTGTTTCAGAG CTTAAACGCAGACCTGTTCCTGACTTTATGGAGAGGATACAGAAGGACGTCACACAGTCAATGCGTGGGATTCTGGTTGATTGGCTCGTGGAG GTCTCTGAGGAATACACACTTGTACCTGACTCTCTTTACCTCACAGTGTATCTCATAGACTGGTTCCTCCATGGAAACTACCTGGAAAGACAGAGACTTCAACTCCTCGGCATCACTTGCATGCTTATTGCCTC GAAGTATGAGGAAATCTCTGCGCCGCGCATTGAAGAGTTCTGCTTCATCACAGATAACACCTACACAAGAGATCAG GTCCTGGAGATGGAGAACCAAGTACTTGCGCATTTTAGCTTTCAAATATACACTCCCACTCCAAAAACGTTCCTTAGGAGATTTCTCAGAGCAGCTCAAGCCTCTTACCTG AGACCGCGCCTTGAACTCGAGTGTCTAGCCAGCTACTTAACGGAGTTGACGTTGATAGACTATcattttttgaagtttcttcctTCAGTCATTGCTGCTTCAGCGGTTTTTCTTGCCAAGTGGACATTGGACCAATCAAACCACCCATGG AATCCAACACTTGAGCACTACACAACGTACAAAGCGTCAGATCTCAAAGCATCTGTTTATGCCTTACAAGATCTGCAGCTTAACACCAAAGGTTGCCCTTTGAGCGCTATACGCATGAAGTATAGGCAAGAGAAG TTCAAATCTGTGGCGGTTCTTATGTCTCCAAAACTACTTGACACGCTATTCTGA